In the genome of Calliopsis andreniformis isolate RMS-2024a chromosome 10, iyCalAndr_principal, whole genome shotgun sequence, one region contains:
- the LOC143185086 gene encoding amine oxidase [flavin-containing] B-like → MASDFIDSESVMRDENDFDIIIVGAGLTGLTCAYNILKRKPGLDVLIIEANDEIGGRIRPKDCSDTFHANFLQKHITELVKTLHIGIGHAEDTEDKKRILYRKGGPLHKMPRFYGAEVHNFLQTIEETSLDPRFTTYVEHEDAKQLAETSVGQLLRMIVLFPYARSLCRAFLSSMCASRNLDDISALWFIAMLNGASGLLNRLKITIGDRNRYFIQGGVSKVAQELLKRILMERGKIKYVQSVNKIIFNEDRAYVFSEKIRLRCEFVVVAVPPPMHNDIVIQTPSEYSLNTEIKYSPGENVFFNIIYKTPPWSSNYTGDIFTTWDCNSNLNIAYNATHSGSRKFVLGGFLAESNTTHTQKKGLFDTLDECFKSTEAMNYMTYKERNGSSIEARDSSPMSVMKPASLNNHVNYMGVPIGRIFFASSEYAVNWPGTIDGAIEAGEVTAYSILSIVRPQVLTFHELSTITSTSRKRKLRVPFKICAIQYLGLVLHIAVFLSFLKNAYDDV, encoded by the exons ATGGCCTCTGATTTTATCGATAGTGAATCTGTTATGAGAGACGAGAACGACTTCGATATCATAATCGTAGGAGCAGGCTTGACTGGTCTTACTTGTGCATATaacattttaaaaagaaaacctGGGTTAGACGTATTAATCATCGAGGCAAATG ATGAAATAGGAGGTCGTATTCGTCCGAAAGATTGTAGCGACACTTTTCATGCCAATTTCTTGCAAAAACACATAACTGAACTGGTGAAGACGCTGCACATAGGAATTGGTCATGCAGAAGATACTGAAGACAAGAAAAGGATACTGTACAGAAAAGGTGGACCCTTGCACAAAATGCCCAGATTTTATGGCGCAGAAGTTCATAATTTTCTTCAAACG atcgaagaaACTTCTCTGGATCCCAGATTTACCACGTACGTTGAGCATGAAGACGCGAAGCAATTAGCAGAAACTAGCGTGGGACAATTATTACGTATGATCGTTCTATTTCCATATGCACGTTCCCTATGTCGAGCATTTCTTAGTAGCATGTGTG CTAGTAGAAATCTCGACGATATTTCAGCCCTCTGGTTTATTGCTATGTTAAATGGCGCATCTGGCCTCTTAAATAGACTGAAGATTACCATAGGTGATAGGAATCGATATTTCATCCAA GGTGGCGTAAGTAAAGTTGCTCAGGAACTATTAAAGAGGATTTTAATGGAACgtggaaaaataaaatacgtgcAATCTGTTAATAAGATTATATTTAACGAAGATCGGGCATACGTGTTTTCAGAAAAAATCCGTCTTAG ATGCGAATTCGTGGTTGTAGCAGTGCCTCCTCCTATGCACAATGACATAGTCATTCAAACACCGTCAGAGTACTCGTTAAACACAGAGATTAAGTACTCGCCAGGTGAAAACGtgttttttaatataatttataaaacGCCACCCTGGAGCAGCAATTACACAGGAGATATTTTCACCACATGGGATTGCAATAGCAATCTAAACATTGCTTACAATGCAACGCACAGTGGTAGCAGAAAGTTTGTGCTCGGTGGGTTCCTTGCTGAATCGAATACGACGCACACGCAGAAAAAAGGACTGTTTGATACTTTGGACGAATGCTTCAAAAGCACTGAAGCCATGAATTACATGACATACAAGGAACGCAATGGGTCGAGCATTGAAGCGAGGGATAGCAGTCCTATGAGTGTCATGAAGCCAGCTTCTCTTAACAATCATGTCAACTATATGGGTGTTCCTATAGGAAG GATTTTCTTTGCTTCGAGCGAATACGCTGTCAATTGGCCAGGAACAATAGATGGTGCAATCGAAGCTGGTGAAGTGACTGCGTACTCGATTCTGTCGATAGTTAGACCACAAGTGCTTACTTTCCACGAATTGAGCACTATTAC GTCGACATCGCGGAAAAGGAAACTACGTGTGCCTTTCAAGATATGTGCCattcagtatttaggactgGTGCTTCATATTGCTGTTTTTCTATCTTTCCTGAAGAATGCTTATGATGACGTATAA
- the LOC143185321 gene encoding P protein yields the protein MSQNDISEDEIGLPTPIFLRKGSRCSANGRGTPGTPSSVSSPVIFGQIPEEVLRVWSQLPEAIRLDPSLAVFQREYDRIYESSEGKCSERVKKDCLVVNMSLEPQSTIVHKYQGTIDEDMQHDITHESPEAKQKPCYRYTKLVLLFCCWLLFTTILILKSEKIETMHQISIPNGEIRNYKMHGNTFSQHISVTVEGSLLPAMKSNQYMNVSERYLMLWLELLIDERNDTDLSEYSVQSKNISDAWILPILPDNLMDLFPGQRHQKTFQLENINQKVLKQNLISINFKTNLESSFAISMTYDLSSIDKHHGTICAAVVLLGLYILIIFEVVHRTIAAMLASTMSIAILAALNERPTMDELISWIDVDTLMLLFSMMILVAVVAETGIFDWLAVYAYKITGGKLWPLIGTLCFFTTFISSFLDNVTTVLLVTPVTIRLCEVMEINPVPILTSMVIFSNMGGAMTPIGDPPNVIIASNRDVISNGVDFSTFSLHMSIGVILVLIVVYAQLRFIFRDITVLRFDEPQDVQELRHEIAIWQRAAASLSSYSKDENLVRETLMKKVQRLLSRLKKKLMTGSVELERYKATLEELQEKYPIRDKWLLVKSGFSLIFVIILFFLHSLPNLHLSLGWTALVGVLLLLILADAEDLDGLMARVEWSTLLFFASLFVLMEALSRLGLIAWIGYQTEKVILSVNEESRLAVAILLLLWVSAFASAFVDNVPLSTMMIRVVTNLAQNCELKLPLQPLVWALAFGACMGGNATLIGATANVVCAGVAEQHGYRFTFIQFFKVGFPIMLTSTVTITVYLMIAHVVFNWNG from the exons ATGTCCCAAAACGACATAAGCGAGGATGAAATTGGATTACCGACGCCGATATTCCTTAGGAAAGGATCTCGGTGCAGCGCAAATGGTCGAGGAACACCAG GAACTCCATCCTCTGTATCAAGCCCAGTGATATTCGGTCAGATTCCTGAAGAAGTACTCCGCGTTTGGAGTCAACTACCAGAAGCGATACGTTTAGATCCTAGCTTGGCAGTTTTTCAGAGGGAATATGATCGAATTTACGAATCCTCTGAAGGAAA GTGTTCGGAGAGGGTAAAGAAAGATTGCTTGGTAGTGAACATGTCTCTTGAGCCACAGTCCACTATTGTTCATAAGTACCAGGGAACTATCGATGAAGACATGCAGCACGATATCACGCATGAGTCTCCTGAAGCCAAGCAGAAACCGTGTTATCGTTACACGAAACTTGTTTTATTATTCTGTTGCTGGCTCTTGTTCACA ACAATATTGATACTGAAAAGTGAGAAGATCGAAACAatgcatcaaatctcaatacccaacggtGAAATAAGGA ATTATAAAATGCATGGTAACACTTTCAGTCAACATATCAGTGTAACAGTCGAAGGTTCGCTACTTCCAGCGATGAAATCAAACCAATACATGAATGTATCCGAGAGATACTTGATGTTATGGTTGGAACTACTTATCGACGAGAGAAATGATACTGATTTGTCTGAATACTCTGTACAGAGTAAG AACATAAGCGATGCATGGATATTACCAatacttccggacaacctgatgGACCTTTTCCCTGGCCAGAGACATCAGAAGACTTTCCAGTTGGAAAACATCAACCAGAA GGTACTGAAGCAGAATTTGATATCGATTAACTTCAAGACCAACTTAGAGTCAAGTTTCGCAATTTCCATGACTTACGACTTGTCATCAATAGATAAACACCATGGTACTATATGTGCTGCAGTAGTTCTGCTTGGCTTAtacatattaataatatttgag GTAGTGCATCGAACGATTGCTGCTATGTTAGCATCGACCATGTCCATTGCAATACTGGCAGCTCTGAATGAG AGGCCGACCATGGATGAATTGATTTCATGGATAGACGTCGATACTTTAATGTTACTGTTCTCTATGATGATTCTTGTTGCTGTCGTCGCTGAAACAGGAATATTCGACTGGCTAGCAGTCTACGCTTACAAA ATAACCGGGGGAAAACTGTGGCCACTGATTGGTACACTGTGCTTCTTCACAACGTTTATCTCATCCTTCTTAGATAACGTTACGACAGTGCTTTTAGTAACGCCAGTGACTATTAGACTGTGTGAGGTAATGGAAATAAATCCTGTACCAATATTGACGTCGATGGTGATCTTCTCTAACATGGGAGGTGCTATGACGCCAATCGGCGATCCGCCGAATGTTATTATCGCGTCCAATCGCGATGTCATAAGCAAT GGGGTAGATTTCAGTACGTTCTCGTTACACATGAGCATCGGCGTTATTCTGGTGCTAATAGTCGTTTACGCTCAACTGCGATTCATCTTTCGAGATATAACtgttctgaggtttgatgaaccccAAGACGTGCAA GAATTGAGGCACGAGATTGCGATTTGGCAAAGGGCTGCAGCAAGTTTATCGAGTTACAGCAAAGACGAAAATTTAGTGAGAGAAAcactaatgaaaaaagttcaacgaTTACTGTCGCGATTGAAGAAGAAATTGATGACAGGTAGCGTAGAGCTTGAGAGGTACAAAGCTACACTCGAGGAGCTTCAGGAGAAG TATCCCATTCGAGACAAATGGTTACTAGTAAAGTCTGGATTCTCGTTAATTTTCGTAATTATCCTGTTCTTCCTGCACAGTCTTCCGAATTTACATTTATCGTTGGGCTGGACCGCTTTAGTTGGTGTCCTTTTGTTACTAATTTTAGCGGATGCCGAAGACCTTGATGGTCTCATGGCCCGAGTGGAATGGAGCACTCTActattttttgcttctttattTGTTCTTATGGAG GCTCTTTCACGATTAGGTCTCATCGCGTGGATAGGATATCAAACAGAAAAAGTTATCCTGTCCGTGAACGAGGAGTCGCGATTAGCTGTCGCAATATTACTGCTGCTTTGGGTGTCAGCATTCGCGAGTGCGTTCGTTGACAATGTACCTTTATCAACGATGATGATCAGAGTCGTCACTAATTTAGCACAAAACTGCGAACTTAAATTACCACTGCAACCATTAGTGTGGGCTTTAGCGTTTGGCGCGTGCATGGGAG GAAATGCAACTTTGATTGGAGCTACTGCTAATGTAGTTTGCGCAGGAGTTGCAGAACAGCATGGCTATAGGTTcacttttatacaatttttcaa GGTGGGCTTTCCAATCATGCTGACAAGTACTGTGACAATAACTGTGTACTTAATGATCGCTCATGTCGTTTTCAATTGGAATGGATAA